A DNA window from Candidatus Thermokryptus mobilis contains the following coding sequences:
- a CDS encoding YncE family protein, translating into MTIILMLIFTTSIFAQNLIVLNKSENNAMIFDLRSDKLLAKIPTGEAPHEVAISPDKKFAIITNYGTRENPGNTLTLINLERLTVEKTINLENYRRPHGVAWIDNDKVIITAEANKSIVIVDVKTGETLKSIQTEQDISHMLVLSKDVKKCFVANIASGSVSVIDLKDSKLLTNIPTGKGSEGIDITPDGNEIWVTNRAEDSVAVVDAKNFKVKKKIKVDGFPIRVKISSDGKFAVVSCARAGEIAIIDAKSKTLIKRIKTAEKSDIETSGRLFGSTFGDSPVPIGIAFADKNLVYVANSNADIISIIDIENGKIIKTIKTGKEPDGIAIW; encoded by the coding sequence ATGACCATAATTTTAATGTTAATCTTTACCACATCTATTTTTGCTCAAAATCTGATCGTTCTGAACAAGTCAGAAAATAACGCAATGATTTTTGATCTTCGCTCTGATAAACTCCTTGCAAAGATTCCAACTGGTGAAGCCCCCCACGAGGTTGCCATCTCACCCGATAAAAAATTTGCCATTATAACAAACTATGGAACACGGGAAAACCCCGGAAACACACTTACATTAATTAACCTTGAGAGATTAACAGTTGAAAAAACGATAAACCTTGAAAACTACCGCAGACCGCATGGCGTCGCTTGGATTGACAACGATAAAGTAATCATAACAGCTGAAGCGAACAAATCAATAGTCATCGTTGATGTAAAAACCGGCGAGACCCTAAAATCAATTCAAACCGAACAAGATATCTCGCATATGCTTGTGCTTTCAAAAGATGTGAAAAAATGTTTCGTTGCGAACATCGCATCCGGGAGCGTAAGTGTAATTGACTTAAAAGATTCAAAACTTTTAACAAACATACCCACTGGAAAGGGGAGCGAAGGGATTGACATAACACCAGATGGCAATGAAATTTGGGTCACGAACAGGGCTGAGGACAGTGTTGCTGTCGTTGATGCAAAAAATTTTAAAGTTAAAAAGAAAATAAAAGTTGATGGCTTCCCAATCAGGGTTAAAATTTCAAGCGATGGAAAATTTGCCGTTGTATCCTGTGCAAGGGCTGGGGAAATCGCAATCATTGACGCAAAAAGTAAAACTCTCATAAAACGGATTAAAACTGCAGAAAAGTCCGATATTGAAACTTCCGGGCGGTTGTTCGGCTCAACATTCGGTGATAGCCCAGTGCCAATTGGAATCGCATTCGCCGATAAAAATCTGGTTTATGTAGCTAACTCAAACGCCGATATAATAAGTATAATTGACATTGAAAACGGGAAAATTATAAAAACCATAAAAACCGGAAAGGAACCCGACGGAATAGCTATATGGTAG
- a CDS encoding Crp/Fnr family transcriptional regulator — MQPDQDTIRQIPLFSELTTEELRKFVQISQLKRFSKKETIFLEGAPYLGFYIILKGAVRIFKLTPDGRDITLQIVEPFNLVAEIPLFDGKTYDSNCEAIEETLLLFIPKEKFLNLFIKNPKISLKILQGFAKRLKQLTQQIETLTSKDVPQRLATYLVDEYAKQCQDKNKDEIILNISRTTLASYLGTVIETLSRALRKLQDDGLIEVKGRKIKILNLEKLKKLAQQK, encoded by the coding sequence ATGCAACCAGACCAAGATACTATAAGACAAATACCTCTTTTCTCGGAATTAACAACAGAAGAGCTCCGCAAATTCGTCCAAATATCGCAATTGAAAAGATTTTCAAAAAAGGAGACGATTTTTTTAGAAGGTGCCCCATACCTTGGATTTTATATCATATTGAAAGGTGCGGTGAGAATTTTTAAACTTACCCCAGATGGTAGAGATATAACTTTGCAAATCGTTGAACCGTTTAACCTCGTAGCTGAAATTCCCTTGTTTGATGGAAAAACATACGATTCAAATTGTGAAGCCATTGAGGAGACATTACTTCTCTTCATACCTAAGGAAAAATTTTTAAACCTTTTTATCAAAAATCCCAAAATCTCTCTTAAAATTCTTCAGGGTTTCGCAAAAAGATTGAAACAATTGACACAACAGATTGAAACCTTGACATCAAAAGATGTCCCACAGCGACTCGCAACATACCTTGTAGATGAATACGCAAAGCAATGCCAAGACAAAAATAAAGACGAAATAATTTTAAATATCTCAAGAACGACCCTTGCCTCTTACCTTGGGACTGTGATTGAAACATTGTCAAGGGCTTTAAGAAAGCTCCAAGACGATGGTCTGATTGAAGTAAAGGGAAGGAAGATAAAAATTTTAAATTTGGAAAAGTTAAAAAAACTTGCACAACAAAAATAA
- a CDS encoding glycoside hydrolase family 15 protein, translating into MRKLFLLLFLAFTTSFTQNLKLQINLAGEWLFKTGDDLKWASPEIDDSKWTKLKVPATFESQGFENYDGFVWYRLHFDVPSNLMTQELILLLGKIDDADETYLNGVKIGETGKFPPERKTEWTTLRAYEIPKGLLKTKNNVLAVRVCDFGFDGGIHKGPIGIILKKDFKLVMKENIKPHRSINSLVSSNGFGAIIYSAEKHQLVAFYEHIYKITSDKKTTQNLIYDANFIVELNGQKYDLSEIPEDEIGYINGTGIISASYKKLGVQVFYFMTYQANAPVMVAICRVNKKYKQSKIYFRANTLYGPISSEDQISNVIDFQQMKLKRAIRTKSVKRSDGSGGEIEKRVFISTPIDGQNEEFRKLMENENILNDEIKFWEKFKREHPFKLTKKEKELFNQSIAILKMAQCREIGNPYGQILASLPPGEWTYTWVRDGFYAINALIELGYFNEAKSALEFMLKAKTGFYKKFIHKDGKDYGVKRDYKITVCKYYGDGVEESDHNEDGPNIELDGFGLFLQAFANYVEKSGDVDFAVTYWDTLTTKIADVIIASRDELGVIRAESGPWERHLPGKHYAYTTIAGIKGLKSIAKLAGILKDKTAEKFYNSFADSMLSAFLKHFVDENYVIKGTLEARSETDHEYFDASVVEAINFGIIPPNDKIAINTIEAIKKNLKIKNRFGFFRVNNGDWYDRQEWVFIDLRVTVAMNKVGLKKEAQKILKWITEQSNLNFNLIAELYDELNSDYQGQYPMVGFGAGAYILALIEIK; encoded by the coding sequence ATGAGAAAACTTTTTCTGTTGCTTTTTCTGGCATTTACAACTTCGTTCACTCAGAACTTAAAACTACAGATAAACCTTGCTGGTGAATGGCTCTTTAAAACTGGGGACGACTTGAAATGGGCATCTCCAGAGATTGACGATTCAAAATGGACGAAGTTAAAAGTTCCAGCAACTTTTGAAAGCCAGGGATTTGAAAATTATGATGGCTTTGTTTGGTATAGATTACATTTTGATGTCCCTTCTAACTTAATGACACAAGAGTTAATACTCCTGCTTGGCAAAATAGACGATGCAGATGAAACATATTTAAATGGTGTTAAAATTGGTGAGACGGGTAAATTCCCACCCGAGAGAAAAACCGAATGGACAACTTTAAGAGCATATGAAATTCCGAAGGGCTTGCTAAAAACAAAAAATAATGTCCTCGCGGTTAGAGTCTGCGATTTTGGATTTGACGGTGGGATTCACAAAGGACCAATTGGAATAATTTTGAAGAAAGATTTTAAACTCGTCATGAAGGAAAACATCAAACCACATCGCTCAATAAACTCGCTCGTCTCAAGCAATGGCTTTGGTGCTATAATTTACAGTGCTGAAAAACATCAACTCGTTGCATTTTACGAGCACATCTACAAAATAACATCTGATAAAAAAACAACGCAGAATTTAATTTACGATGCAAACTTCATAGTTGAACTTAACGGTCAAAAATATGATTTGTCCGAAATTCCTGAAGATGAAATCGGCTACATAAACGGAACGGGGATAATTTCAGCAAGTTATAAAAAACTCGGCGTTCAAGTTTTCTACTTTATGACATATCAAGCTAACGCCCCTGTCATGGTTGCAATTTGTAGGGTGAATAAAAAATACAAACAAAGCAAAATCTATTTCAGAGCCAATACACTCTACGGACCGATTTCATCGGAAGACCAGATAAGCAATGTCATTGACTTTCAACAGATGAAACTCAAAAGAGCCATACGGACGAAATCCGTCAAGAGAAGCGATGGAAGCGGTGGGGAGATTGAAAAGCGCGTATTTATTTCCACACCAATTGATGGGCAAAATGAGGAATTCCGCAAGTTGATGGAAAACGAGAACATTTTAAACGATGAGATAAAATTTTGGGAGAAATTTAAACGAGAGCATCCCTTTAAATTAACGAAGAAAGAAAAAGAACTTTTCAATCAATCAATCGCGATTTTGAAAATGGCTCAATGCCGTGAGATTGGAAACCCATATGGTCAAATTCTTGCTTCACTTCCCCCCGGTGAGTGGACTTATACTTGGGTAAGAGATGGATTTTATGCAATTAATGCATTAATTGAACTTGGTTATTTTAATGAAGCTAAATCAGCACTTGAATTCATGCTCAAGGCAAAAACGGGCTTTTATAAAAAGTTTATACATAAAGATGGCAAAGATTATGGCGTTAAAAGAGATTACAAGATAACTGTTTGCAAATACTACGGCGATGGGGTTGAAGAATCAGACCATAACGAAGATGGACCAAACATTGAACTTGATGGATTTGGACTCTTCCTTCAAGCTTTCGCAAATTATGTTGAGAAATCAGGAGATGTTGACTTTGCAGTAACCTACTGGGATACATTGACGACGAAAATCGCAGATGTAATCATAGCTTCAAGAGATGAACTCGGTGTGATAAGAGCTGAATCGGGACCTTGGGAAAGACATCTACCCGGGAAACATTATGCATACACGACGATAGCTGGAATAAAGGGCTTAAAATCCATTGCAAAACTTGCTGGGATTTTGAAGGACAAAACCGCAGAAAAGTTCTATAACTCTTTTGCCGATTCAATGCTCTCCGCATTCTTGAAACACTTCGTTGATGAAAACTATGTCATAAAAGGAACGCTTGAAGCAAGATCAGAAACCGACCACGAATACTTTGACGCAAGCGTTGTGGAAGCTATAAACTTCGGGATCATCCCGCCAAACGATAAAATTGCTATAAATACAATTGAAGCGATAAAGAAAAATTTGAAAATAAAAAATCGTTTCGGTTTCTTCAGAGTTAACAACGGCGATTGGTACGATAGACAGGAGTGGGTGTTCATTGATCTAAGGGTTACGGTCGCGATGAACAAAGTTGGACTTAAAAAAGAAGCACAGAAAATTTTGAAATGGATAACCGAACAATCAAATTTGAACTTCAATTTAATAGCCGAACTTTATGATGAATTAAATTCCGATTATCAAGGGCAATATCCGATGGTTGGTTTCGGCGCAGGGGCGTATATCCTTGCTCTTATTGAAATAAAGTAG
- a CDS encoding alpha/beta hydrolase codes for MKIYAVLLFAVLLVGCSTYQNQKLNGLEKSETIDLSGKWLFRIGDDEKYSEFKLDEFGWVEIKVPSQWEKQGYNFDGIAWYRKHIQIPGYFKTKKIYLYLGKIDDNDRVYFNGELIGLTNGWTQERIYFIPNDLIKYDSDNVIAVRVEDKGLSGGIYDGPVMIISRDELWKFKNETKRLASEKEFNSVFLTVKIMDSLLTTGRLTSYLAFLSPKYRENEKTYTLWKRDLGQISDFLTQNRYSIDYVDFKVYHSPENDSVLVADYVRLIKDATGNLKFSDEQIKYFKYENGSLLEIGNRSRFFRAKFYSDWLKEERTFFVYLPPSYDIDISKRYPTLYLLHGYGGSDESWKYDNINTVVDSLIKIGKIVEMIIIMPDGDTSFYANTYDRKKMYEQYITDDLINYVDATFRTIPHRETRGIDGVSMGGFGAMSLGFKYFDKFISIGSMMGALEVPFERVKERKDIHGGDSLYWKSIQPTTIAQGLAKEHFDSLNIFFYVGDKDWLKDANIKMHEILKSKGIPHTFKIYPGEHNRDFWFSHFAENLVFHSNSFYKSKYVRIKEKLKTQ; via the coding sequence ATGAAAATTTATGCGGTGTTGCTCTTTGCAGTTTTACTTGTTGGTTGTAGCACTTATCAAAACCAAAAATTAAACGGCTTGGAAAAATCGGAAACAATTGACCTTTCTGGGAAATGGTTATTTAGAATAGGTGATGATGAAAAATACAGCGAGTTCAAACTTGACGAATTCGGCTGGGTTGAAATCAAAGTCCCATCTCAATGGGAGAAACAAGGTTATAACTTTGATGGCATCGCTTGGTATAGAAAACACATCCAAATCCCCGGGTATTTCAAAACGAAAAAAATTTACCTCTACCTTGGGAAAATAGACGATAACGACAGGGTCTATTTCAATGGGGAACTCATTGGGTTGACAAACGGATGGACACAGGAGAGAATTTATTTTATCCCGAACGACTTGATAAAATATGACTCCGATAATGTGATTGCAGTCAGAGTTGAGGACAAGGGTCTCAGTGGTGGAATCTACGACGGTCCGGTTATGATAATTTCAAGAGATGAACTTTGGAAGTTTAAAAATGAAACGAAAAGATTGGCTTCCGAGAAAGAATTTAACTCCGTATTCCTCACGGTTAAAATAATGGATTCACTTTTGACAACGGGACGCTTGACATCATACCTTGCTTTCCTAAGTCCGAAGTACAGAGAAAATGAAAAGACATACACGCTTTGGAAAAGAGACCTCGGACAGATCAGCGACTTTTTAACACAAAACAGATACTCAATTGACTATGTTGATTTCAAGGTTTATCACTCGCCTGAAAATGACAGTGTTCTTGTAGCTGATTATGTTCGTTTGATAAAAGATGCTACCGGAAACTTAAAATTCAGCGATGAACAAATAAAGTATTTCAAATATGAAAATGGTTCGCTCCTTGAAATTGGAAATAGAAGTAGATTTTTCAGGGCGAAATTTTATTCCGATTGGTTAAAGGAAGAAAGAACATTTTTCGTCTATCTGCCCCCAAGCTATGACATTGACATCAGCAAAAGATACCCGACACTTTATCTCCTCCATGGCTATGGCGGAAGTGATGAGTCCTGGAAATACGACAATATAAACACAGTCGTTGATAGCTTGATAAAAATTGGGAAAATCGTTGAGATGATCATAATAATGCCTGACGGTGACACTTCATTCTATGCAAACACATACGACAGGAAAAAAATGTATGAACAATACATCACAGATGATTTGATAAATTATGTTGATGCAACATTTAGGACAATTCCGCATCGTGAGACACGCGGGATAGATGGTGTGTCAATGGGCGGATTCGGTGCAATGTCACTTGGCTTCAAATACTTTGATAAATTCATCAGCATAGGAAGCATGATGGGCGCACTGGAAGTTCCCTTTGAAAGAGTCAAAGAAAGAAAAGATATCCACGGCGGTGACTCGCTTTACTGGAAATCAATACAACCGACAACGATAGCACAGGGATTAGCGAAAGAACATTTTGACAGCTTGAACATATTTTTCTATGTTGGAGATAAAGATTGGCTTAAGGATGCAAACATAAAAATGCACGAGATACTAAAAAGCAAAGGAATTCCACACACTTTTAAAATTTATCCTGGGGAACATAATCGCGACTTTTGGTTCTCGCACTTTGCGGAAAACCTTGTGTTTCACTCAAATTCATTCTACAAGAGCAAATATGTCAGAATAAAAGAAAAACTGAAAACACAATGA
- a CDS encoding purine-nucleoside phosphorylase, with translation MKAKVEESISYIRNLIGDFNPEIAIILGSGLGELAEEFKNKTKIKTEKIPNYPQPTVEGHAGNLVFGELNDVRVLGFQGRIHFYESGEIENVIYPVLVANELGVKILIVTNAAGGLNKNFKPGDLMVIADHINFMFLNPLLIFPQNLKRMNHPAYDDRLKKIAIETGIELGISIREGIYCGVRGPNYETPAEVEMLRKIGCDAVGMSTVPEVITANFLGMRVLGISCITNYAAGISKNKLSHEEVTAVASKVKNEFSLLIKEVIKKIKQIGI, from the coding sequence ATGAAAGCAAAAGTTGAAGAAAGCATTTCCTACATAAGGAATCTGATCGGCGATTTTAATCCGGAAATAGCGATAATCCTTGGTTCAGGGCTTGGTGAACTTGCGGAAGAATTTAAAAATAAGACAAAAATCAAAACCGAAAAAATCCCAAACTACCCCCAACCAACTGTTGAAGGTCATGCTGGAAATCTCGTCTTCGGGGAATTGAACGATGTTCGTGTTTTGGGGTTTCAAGGGAGGATTCACTTTTACGAGTCCGGTGAGATAGAAAATGTAATCTACCCTGTGCTCGTCGCAAATGAACTTGGCGTGAAAATTCTAATTGTGACAAACGCAGCCGGCGGATTGAACAAGAACTTTAAACCCGGCGACCTTATGGTCATAGCTGATCACATAAACTTTATGTTCCTAAATCCACTCCTAATCTTTCCACAAAATTTAAAAAGGATGAATCACCCGGCATACGACGATAGATTGAAAAAAATCGCAATTGAAACTGGGATTGAACTTGGGATATCAATTCGCGAGGGGATTTACTGCGGAGTCAGAGGTCCAAATTATGAAACACCAGCCGAAGTTGAAATGTTAAGAAAAATCGGTTGCGACGCTGTTGGCATGTCAACCGTCCCCGAAGTCATAACCGCAAATTTCCTTGGGATGAGAGTCCTTGGAATATCCTGCATCACAAACTATGCAGCTGGCATAAGCAAAAACAAACTCTCTCACGAGGAAGTCACAGCTGTAGCAAGCAAGGTCAAAAACGAATTCTCGCTTTTAATCAAAGAAGTAATCAAAAAAATAAAACAAATCGGCATTTGA
- a CDS encoding lysylphosphatidylglycerol synthase transmembrane domain-containing protein yields the protein MIENLHKKILASIFVGILILAILSFYANVAELINAIKSFNWLLIAPILLLSILNYLIRFARWEFYLKKLGIKISTFKSLIVFISGLTMSVTPGKIGEALKSYLLKLTDNVQISRSAPIVIAERLTDFLALLLLALFGAFYFNYGKGVIAGVGITLIAGTLAVSKREFFNFILNWTKKLTSDNLSQKINTAYDSIAELLKIKTLIPTVLISTLSWFSECVGFYLTVKAYLGAFSLNLATFIYSFSTIAGAVSMLPGGLGLTEGSMTGLLIINKVQKETAVAITIIIRFATLWFAVGLGLIALYIFQKRFEKFKNESKS from the coding sequence ATGATTGAAAACCTCCACAAAAAAATACTTGCATCAATCTTCGTCGGCATACTGATACTTGCCATCTTATCTTTCTATGCCAATGTCGCTGAATTAATCAACGCAATTAAAAGCTTCAATTGGCTCCTCATCGCTCCAATTTTATTGCTTTCAATTCTGAATTATTTAATCCGCTTTGCTAGATGGGAATTTTATCTGAAGAAACTCGGAATAAAAATTTCAACCTTCAAAAGTTTAATTGTCTTCATAAGCGGTTTAACTATGTCCGTTACCCCGGGAAAAATTGGGGAAGCGTTAAAATCATACTTGTTGAAGTTGACGGATAATGTTCAAATATCACGCTCTGCCCCGATCGTAATAGCTGAAAGATTAACTGACTTTTTAGCGCTTCTTCTACTTGCGCTCTTTGGCGCTTTTTACTTCAACTACGGCAAGGGGGTAATCGCCGGTGTCGGAATTACACTAATCGCCGGGACACTCGCTGTAAGTAAGAGGGAATTTTTCAACTTTATTTTGAATTGGACAAAAAAACTAACCAGTGACAATCTCTCCCAAAAAATTAACACAGCTTACGACAGCATAGCTGAACTTCTAAAAATTAAAACTTTGATCCCAACCGTTCTTATTTCAACACTGTCATGGTTTTCTGAGTGTGTCGGATTTTACCTAACGGTAAAGGCATATCTTGGCGCTTTTTCGCTAAATCTTGCCACATTCATTTATTCGTTTTCAACAATCGCTGGCGCTGTATCAATGCTCCCTGGTGGTCTTGGACTTACGGAGGGTAGCATGACGGGATTACTCATCATAAATAAAGTTCAAAAAGAAACAGCCGTAGCCATAACCATCATAATAAGATTTGCGACGCTTTGGTTCGCCGTTGGTCTTGGGTTAATAGCGCTCTACATCTTTCAAAAAAGATTTGAAAAGTTTAAAAATGAAAGCAAAAGTTGA
- a CDS encoding Maf family protein yields MLKINKPIVLASASPRRQVLLKQIGLKFTVHPSGIDEDSIQSISPADHVLNLSKKKATEVAKKYDDAIIISADTIVVLEGEIINKPKDPNEAKQMLRKLSGKTHQVYTGFTILDTKTGRFISDFEVTDVKFRELSDEEIDEYVATGSPLDKAGAYGIQDDYGAVFVEKINGCFYNVVGFPLTKFYLRMKEFLSDD; encoded by the coding sequence ATGCTTAAAATAAATAAACCGATAGTTCTTGCATCCGCTTCACCAAGAAGACAAGTGCTTTTAAAACAGATCGGGCTCAAATTCACAGTTCACCCAAGCGGTATTGACGAGGACTCAATTCAATCAATTTCTCCCGCAGACCATGTCCTAAACCTTTCAAAGAAAAAAGCAACGGAGGTCGCAAAAAAATACGATGACGCAATTATAATATCAGCTGACACGATAGTTGTCCTTGAAGGCGAAATAATAAATAAACCGAAAGACCCAAACGAAGCAAAACAAATGTTAAGAAAACTTTCAGGAAAAACACATCAGGTATATACTGGCTTCACAATACTTGACACCAAAACTGGAAGATTTATCTCCGATTTTGAAGTCACGGATGTCAAGTTTAGAGAATTAAGCGATGAGGAGATAGATGAATATGTTGCAACTGGCTCACCGCTTGACAAAGCTGGGGCATATGGCATTCAAGATGATTACGGTGCTGTCTTCGTTGAGAAAATAAACGGGTGCTTCTACAATGTCGTGGGTTTCCCACTGACGAAGTTTTACCTTAGAATGAAAGAATTTCTCTCCGATGATTGA
- a CDS encoding biotin/lipoyl-containing protein, with protein MKVIVNDLSFDVDLQKKEHGKFEAEIGGEKFKVEILNLSKNEITLSIDGKVFNFSFSFNGETINLVDSISDYECRVLNKFQELIDSYRSTYLDKEKSEKILKSPMPGLITKILVKPGMKIKIGDKLLILEAMKMENEIRSDVEGTIEAILVNEGDAVEKGAELLKISSN; from the coding sequence ATGAAGGTAATTGTTAACGATTTAAGTTTTGATGTTGATTTACAGAAAAAGGAACACGGGAAGTTTGAGGCGGAAATAGGGGGGGAAAAGTTTAAGGTTGAAATTTTAAACCTCTCAAAAAATGAGATAACCCTTTCAATAGATGGCAAAGTATTTAATTTCAGTTTTAGTTTTAATGGGGAAACGATCAATTTGGTTGATTCAATTTCCGATTATGAGTGTAGGGTCTTGAACAAATTTCAGGAGTTAATAGATTCCTACCGAAGCACCTACCTTGATAAAGAGAAAAGTGAGAAAATCTTAAAATCACCTATGCCTGGGCTTATAACCAAGATTCTTGTCAAGCCCGGGATGAAAATTAAAATTGGGGACAAGCTCTTAATTCTTGAAGCCATGAAGATGGAAAACGAGATCAGGAGCGATGTTGAAGGGACGATTGAAGCAATACTTGTCAATGAGGGTGATGCGGTTGAAAAGGGAGCAGAACTGTTGAAAATTTCTTCAAACTAA
- a CDS encoding OmpP1/FadL family transporter, translated as MRFILTLAVLFLVSTTSLFSSGFQINEHGARATGMAGAFVTSYAPISIFYNPAGLAYLKGTNLSLGTTLIFPSARFRGPYQLNTTQEHKMVKQVFYPSNLYLTHTMESGLAFGIGVFNPYGLGSKWPEDWVGRAITVQSDLKTFYINPTIAYTFADELSLGFGFDYVYSTVTLTRKITSFNPEVDVKLEGSGSGVGYNVGALLKFGLVSLGFSYRSQVKVNYSGTAEFKKPAVLDPLLPGGNIKTSVKMPDIIMAGVGFSGEDLTVEFGYQFTRWSSYDVVEIDFENETAAQRDQTLERYYRDVSIYKAGLEYRFGNFALRGGIAYDQNPIDDKYVEPSLPDSDRWEFTVGAGYTMGNLTIDLAYMFVRFKQREVIGTVVGFDGVYNASAHLFGINISYKLF; from the coding sequence ATGCGCTTTATTTTAACCCTTGCAGTTTTATTTTTAGTTTCAACGACTTCGTTATTTTCCAGTGGCTTTCAAATCAATGAACACGGCGCAAGAGCCACTGGTATGGCTGGGGCATTTGTCACATCATATGCTCCAATAAGTATCTTTTACAATCCAGCTGGTTTAGCTTATTTGAAAGGAACGAATCTCTCGCTTGGGACAACGCTTATCTTCCCTTCAGCCAGATTTCGCGGTCCTTATCAACTTAACACGACACAGGAACACAAGATGGTTAAGCAGGTTTTTTATCCGAGTAATCTTTATTTAACACACACTATGGAAAGTGGGCTTGCCTTCGGAATCGGTGTTTTTAACCCCTATGGGCTTGGTTCAAAATGGCCCGAGGACTGGGTCGGGCGTGCGATAACGGTTCAATCAGACCTTAAAACATTTTACATCAATCCAACCATTGCTTACACCTTTGCAGATGAGCTTTCTCTCGGTTTTGGGTTTGATTATGTTTATTCAACTGTTACTTTGACAAGAAAAATCACAAGTTTTAATCCCGAGGTGGATGTTAAGTTAGAAGGGAGTGGATCTGGCGTTGGTTATAATGTTGGCGCTTTGTTAAAGTTTGGCCTCGTATCACTTGGTTTTTCGTATCGTTCCCAAGTTAAAGTTAATTATTCAGGGACGGCTGAGTTTAAAAAGCCAGCTGTTCTTGACCCATTGCTTCCGGGCGGGAATATAAAGACAAGCGTTAAAATGCCAGATATAATCATGGCTGGCGTTGGATTTTCAGGGGAGGATTTAACGGTTGAATTTGGCTATCAATTTACAAGGTGGTCATCTTATGATGTGGTTGAAATTGATTTTGAAAATGAGACGGCAGCTCAAAGGGACCAGACACTTGAGAGATATTATCGCGATGTATCAATTTACAAGGCGGGGCTTGAGTATCGTTTTGGAAACTTTGCGTTAAGAGGTGGTATCGCTTATGATCAAAATCCAATTGATGACAAATATGTTGAGCCATCGCTCCCGGATTCCGACCGATGGGAGTTTACAGTTGGGGCTGGATATACGATGGGCAACTTAACAATTGATCTTGCTTATATGTTTGTTAGATTTAAACAGAGGGAGGTTATCGGCACCGTTGTCGGATTTGATGGTGTTTACAATGCAAGTGCTCACCTCTTTGGGATAAACATCTCGTATAAACTTTTTTAA